The window GGCCTGAATCACTCGTAACCTATGGCATTATCAATAGAAGTAATCTCTTAACCAAGGTCATGTATCTGGGTGAGAAGTGGATCTATAAAAAAGCCGATAAATTAATTTTTACGATGGAGGGCGGAAAAGATTACATCGTTGAGAGGGGGTGGGATTTAGAGAATGGTGGCCCGATTGATTTAACAAAAGTACACCATATCAATAACGGGGTTGACCTAGGTAAGTTTCTTTATAGTATCGAGCATTATAATCTGAACGATGAGGATATTAGCAATAGCCACTATTTTAAGGTCGTCTATACAGGCTCCATCCGAAAGGCAAATAATGTACGAAAAATTGTTGAGATAGCGAGAATCATCCAAGAAAAAGGGGTTAACAACATACAATTTCTCATTTTTGGTGATGGACCAGATAAAGAGATATTAGAGAAATACTGTCTTGAAAAAGGAATCGATAATATTAAGTTTAAGGGCTTTGTAGGGAAAAAATATATCCCGTATATATTGTCCAAATCCAATTTAAATATTGTACAGCTATTCGATCAAAACGATTTAAAACGATTTGGGGCCAGCTTAAATAAAATGTTTGATTACTTTGCAAGTGGCACACCAACCATTTCCGACTGTCTTTTCGGATATGATCTGATCAAAAAATATAACTGTGGAGTAGTCTTGGACAAAGCAACAGTGGACCAATTAGCAGATGCCATTATCGAGATTTCCAAAATGCCAAAACCGCAATATGAAGAGTATTGCAACAATGCACGAATTGCAGCACATGACTACGATTTTAAAGTGTTAACGAAAAAACTTGAAAATCTATTATAAAGAGGGGTAGTCGTATGAGCGTTTTAAAGGAGAAAATATTGAGCAAGAACGCAACACTTGGTGTGATTGGATTGGGCTACGTTGGATTACCCCTTGCTGTTGAAAAAGCAAAAGCAGGCTACAAAACAATTGGATTTGACATCCAAGAAGAACGAGTAGGAATGGTGAATGAGGGCATCAACTATATTGGGGATGTGGTAAATGAAGACCT is drawn from Lysinibacillus sp. SGAir0095 and contains these coding sequences:
- a CDS encoding glycosyltransferase family 4 protein; translation: MKKKIWIFNHYATGMYIDQDGRHFNFAKNLLELGHEPIIFCASTSHNSYEEIELGEEKFKTDQAENIPFVFVKTPRYTGNGVQRVKNMLAFYRNLFPVAKEYAKNHGKPACIIASSVHPLTLIAGIKIAKELGVPCLCEIRDLWPESLVTYGIINRSNLLTKVMYLGEKWIYKKADKLIFTMEGGKDYIVERGWDLENGGPIDLTKVHHINNGVDLGKFLYSIEHYNLNDEDISNSHYFKVVYTGSIRKANNVRKIVEIARIIQEKGVNNIQFLIFGDGPDKEILEKYCLEKGIDNIKFKGFVGKKYIPYILSKSNLNIVQLFDQNDLKRFGASLNKMFDYFASGTPTISDCLFGYDLIKKYNCGVVLDKATVDQLADAIIEISKMPKPQYEEYCNNARIAAHDYDFKVLTKKLENLL